From Candidatus Eremiobacterota bacterium, one genomic window encodes:
- a CDS encoding DUF2029 domain-containing protein, which yields MTAARAGRWAAWLIAPLIFAAMIAINGLGEPTYVMGDFRAFYCAGAAIADGANPYLEEPLRTCEATAGPPAEPKFLRPVALPAPLPPYALLLFVPFSRLPFPLAALAFALLSIGAMGVAVAALQRVTGASSAVLNLALAAITASVSYYVGQPMPFVFAALAGAALFVRKERWWTAAACLAAASIEPHVALAAIAAAFVAFPRMRVPLVAWGAGLAAACVFAVGWPVSVAYVRDVVPAHALANSYEWQFSLTSILTSAGVDAHAAIRWGEAMFAVMVLAGIAVAQRLRALTGDAAVTIVIPPAFAVFGGVHVHHQQLAIALPAMLYVFVRYERVRVAAAAGVALAMIPWNVMSSSVLSGCAPLLVGSTAALMIGRRAGLVLTLLAAAIALSMLVLALLGLGPAPTHFVAHAYPAGALAELSWGDFSHAALMRPSVMMQWLRIPTMAGLACGLFAIASAAYAGAGEARRVAFGARDVATQPG from the coding sequence ATGACGGCGGCGCGCGCGGGGCGCTGGGCGGCGTGGCTGATCGCGCCGCTCATCTTCGCCGCGATGATCGCGATCAACGGGCTGGGCGAGCCGACCTACGTGATGGGCGACTTCCGCGCGTTCTACTGCGCGGGCGCGGCGATCGCGGACGGCGCGAACCCGTACCTCGAAGAGCCGCTGCGCACGTGCGAGGCGACCGCCGGCCCGCCGGCCGAGCCGAAGTTCCTGCGCCCGGTCGCGCTGCCCGCGCCGCTTCCGCCGTACGCGCTGCTGCTGTTCGTCCCGTTCTCGCGCCTGCCGTTCCCGCTCGCCGCGCTCGCGTTCGCGCTGCTCTCGATCGGCGCGATGGGCGTCGCCGTCGCGGCGCTGCAGCGCGTCACCGGCGCGTCGAGCGCCGTGCTGAACCTCGCGCTCGCCGCGATCACGGCGAGCGTCTCGTACTACGTCGGCCAGCCGATGCCGTTCGTCTTCGCGGCGCTCGCCGGCGCGGCGCTGTTCGTGCGCAAGGAGCGCTGGTGGACGGCGGCCGCGTGTCTGGCTGCGGCGAGCATCGAGCCGCACGTCGCGTTGGCGGCGATCGCGGCCGCGTTCGTCGCGTTCCCGCGGATGCGCGTGCCGCTGGTCGCGTGGGGCGCGGGCTTGGCCGCGGCGTGCGTGTTCGCGGTCGGGTGGCCGGTGAGCGTGGCGTACGTGCGCGACGTCGTCCCGGCGCACGCGCTCGCCAACAGCTACGAATGGCAGTTCAGCCTCACCTCGATCCTTACGTCGGCCGGCGTCGACGCGCACGCCGCGATTCGCTGGGGCGAGGCGATGTTCGCGGTGATGGTGCTCGCGGGAATCGCCGTCGCGCAGCGGTTGCGCGCGCTGACCGGCGACGCGGCGGTGACGATCGTGATCCCGCCGGCGTTCGCGGTCTTCGGCGGCGTGCACGTGCACCATCAGCAGCTCGCGATCGCGCTGCCGGCGATGCTGTACGTCTTCGTGCGGTACGAGCGCGTGCGCGTCGCGGCGGCGGCCGGCGTCGCCTTGGCGATGATTCCGTGGAACGTGATGAGCTCCAGCGTGCTGTCGGGCTGCGCGCCGCTGCTGGTCGGCTCGACCGCGGCGCTGATGATCGGCCGGCGAGCCGGCTTGGTGCTGACGCTGCTCGCCGCGGCGATCGCGCTCTCGATGCTGGTACTGGCGCTGCTCGGGCTGGGACCCGCGCCGACGCACTTCGTCGCGCATGCGTATCCGGCCGGCGCGCTGGCCGAGCTGAGCTGGGGCGACTTCTCGCACGCCGCGCTGATGCGGCCCTCAGTGATGATGCAGTGGCTGCGCATCCCGACGATGGCCGGGCTGGCGTGCGGCTTGTTCGCGATCGCGAGCGCGGCGTACGCCGGCGCCGGTGAGGCGCGGCGCGTCGCGTTCGGCGCGCGGGACGTCGCGACGCAGCCCGGGTGA
- a CDS encoding CpaF family protein, translated as MLTKIDFLAAARAQGDAAKFAELRAQVNAIADEFLAGRNDVTSAEQASRLRHEVVEEALGLGPLESLLHEPDVTEIMVNGHANVYIERSGAIEQTPKQFVDDGQVRLVIERIIAPLGRRLDESSPMVDARLPDGSRVNAIIAPLAVDGPTLTIRRFGTKRFGVDDLIAVNAITAPVLDFLRAAVEARLNIVVSGGTGAGKTTLLNALSSFIPKRDRIVTIEDACELKLAQPHVVRLEARPPNLEGKGAITIRDLVRNALRMRPDRIVVGECRSGEALDMLQAMNTGHDGSLTTIHANTARDALSRIETMVLMAGFDLPVRAIREQVSSAVDIVVQVARLRDGSRRVTGISEVVGMEGDTVTMQELVRYRQRGVDAQGRVLGEFEPCSVQPDCLTRFAELGINYDPVTFQMPVPAVKRAEASWLR; from the coding sequence ATGCTCACGAAGATCGACTTCTTGGCGGCGGCGCGCGCGCAGGGCGACGCGGCGAAGTTTGCCGAGCTGCGCGCGCAGGTCAACGCGATCGCCGACGAGTTTCTCGCCGGGCGCAACGACGTCACCTCGGCGGAGCAGGCCTCGCGGCTGCGGCACGAGGTCGTCGAAGAGGCGCTCGGGCTGGGTCCGCTCGAGAGCCTGCTGCACGAGCCCGACGTCACCGAGATCATGGTGAACGGGCACGCCAACGTCTACATCGAGCGCAGCGGCGCGATCGAGCAGACGCCGAAGCAGTTCGTCGACGACGGCCAGGTGCGGCTGGTGATCGAACGCATCATCGCGCCGCTCGGGCGGCGGCTGGACGAGTCGAGCCCGATGGTCGACGCGCGCCTCCCCGACGGCTCGCGCGTCAACGCGATCATCGCGCCGCTCGCCGTCGACGGGCCGACGCTCACGATCCGCCGCTTCGGCACCAAGCGCTTCGGCGTCGACGACTTGATCGCGGTCAACGCGATCACCGCGCCGGTCCTTGACTTCTTGCGCGCCGCCGTCGAGGCGCGGCTGAACATCGTCGTCAGCGGCGGCACCGGGGCCGGCAAGACGACGCTGCTGAACGCGCTCTCGAGCTTCATCCCCAAGCGCGACCGCATCGTCACCATCGAGGACGCGTGCGAGCTGAAGCTCGCGCAGCCGCACGTCGTGCGCCTGGAGGCGCGCCCGCCGAACCTCGAAGGGAAAGGCGCGATCACGATCCGCGACCTCGTGCGCAACGCGCTGCGCATGCGCCCCGACCGCATCGTCGTGGGCGAGTGCCGCAGCGGCGAGGCGCTCGACATGCTGCAGGCGATGAACACGGGCCACGACGGCTCGCTGACGACGATCCACGCCAATACCGCGCGTGACGCGCTCTCGCGCATCGAGACGATGGTCCTCATGGCGGGGTTCGATCTGCCGGTCCGCGCGATCCGCGAGCAAGTCTCCAGCGCCGTCGACATCGTGGTGCAGGTCGCGCGCTTGCGCGACGGCTCGCGCCGCGTCACCGGGATCAGTGAGGTCGTCGGGATGGAAGGCGACACGGTGACGATGCAGGAGCTCGTTCGCTACCGGCAGCGCGGCGTCGACGCGCAAGGGCGCGTGCTCGGCGAGTTCGAGCCGTGCAGCGTGCAGCCGGACTGCCTGACGCGCTTCGCCGAGCTCGGCATCAACTACGACCCGGTGACCTTCCAGATGCCGGTCCCGGCGGTGAAGCGCGCCGAGGCGTCGTGGCTGCGGTAG
- a CDS encoding DUF192 domain-containing protein → MPLLRNSTTGQIVATRIDRLSSFLQRAVGLLVRTTIRPDEGVWITSCRAIHTIGMRVAIDVIFVDGEGHVIRAVHNVRPNRIALSCAGAKAVVELGGGALREVDVLPGDRLELVS, encoded by the coding sequence GTGCCGCTCCTGCGCAACAGCACCACTGGACAGATCGTCGCGACCCGCATCGACCGGCTCTCGTCGTTCCTGCAGCGCGCCGTGGGGTTACTCGTTCGCACGACGATTCGCCCCGACGAGGGCGTGTGGATCACGTCCTGCCGCGCGATCCACACGATCGGGATGCGCGTCGCGATCGACGTGATCTTCGTCGACGGCGAAGGCCATGTGATCCGCGCGGTTCACAACGTGCGCCCCAACCGCATCGCGCTGAGCTGCGCCGGCGCGAAGGCGGTCGTCGAGCTCGGCGGAGGCGCGCTCCGCGAAGTCGACGTCCTCCCCGGGGACCGCCTGGAGCTGGTCAGCTAA
- a CDS encoding type II secretion system F family protein yields the protein MIGVSPYAVAGCGAISAFMIVLSTFPAQSPMARRIRKIEAIREKSVPARLTIIEQIVTKEQSSRLQQRLIEAGWYGVTPLAMTIRGVGALGFGVAVCLMSLILFNGNLLGVLAGLFGALVAWRVPSIMLSRAVKARKESVQRELPDFLDFLGSTVQAGLALNAALVQSVDATRGPLKEELTSMLAEIRLGRPRADAFNALADRVNEESTTTMVTALVQAERLGSNLSDVLMELARETRDRRWMRAEEKAAQLPIKMILPMAAFMIPSLYLMIFGPVVARLLMNR from the coding sequence GTGATCGGCGTCTCGCCGTATGCGGTCGCGGGCTGCGGCGCGATCTCGGCGTTCATGATCGTCCTCTCGACCTTTCCGGCGCAGAGCCCGATGGCGCGCCGGATCAGGAAGATCGAAGCGATCCGTGAGAAGAGCGTCCCGGCCCGGCTCACGATCATCGAGCAGATCGTCACCAAGGAGCAGAGCTCCCGCTTGCAGCAGCGGCTGATCGAAGCCGGCTGGTACGGCGTCACCCCGCTGGCGATGACGATTCGCGGGGTCGGAGCGCTCGGCTTCGGCGTCGCGGTCTGCCTGATGTCGCTGATCCTCTTCAACGGCAACCTGCTCGGCGTGCTGGCCGGCCTGTTCGGCGCGCTGGTGGCGTGGCGCGTCCCGAGCATCATGCTGTCGCGCGCAGTGAAGGCGCGTAAGGAAAGCGTTCAGCGCGAGTTGCCGGACTTTCTGGACTTCTTGGGCAGTACGGTGCAGGCGGGACTCGCGCTCAACGCCGCGCTGGTGCAGTCGGTCGATGCGACGCGCGGCCCGCTCAAGGAAGAGCTCACCTCGATGCTGGCCGAGATCCGGCTGGGGCGCCCGCGCGCCGACGCGTTCAACGCGCTCGCCGACCGCGTCAACGAAGAGTCGACGACGACGATGGTGACCGCGCTCGTGCAAGCGGAGCGGCTCGGCTCGAACCTGAGCGACGTGCTGATGGAGCTCGCGCGGGAGACGCGCGACCGCCGCTGGATGCGCGCCGAGGAGAAAGCCGCGCAGCTGCCGATCAAGATGATCCTGCCGATGGCGGCGTTCATGATCCCCTCGCTGTACTTGATGATCTTCGGGCCCGTCGTCGCGCGGCTGCTGATGAACCGATGA
- a CDS encoding Flp family type IVb pilin, which translates to MLVMLRDEGGQGLAEYGVILGFVAVLCIGAVAYFGSQLLGKYNDIGTSYP; encoded by the coding sequence ATGCTGGTCATGCTCCGCGACGAGGGCGGCCAAGGACTCGCCGAGTACGGCGTCATCCTCGGTTTCGTCGCGGTGCTCTGCATCGGCGCCGTCGCATACTTCGGCTCGCAGCTGCTCGGGAAGTACAACGACATCGGAACGAGCTACCCATGA
- a CDS encoding pilus assembly protein N-terminal domain-containing protein, whose protein sequence is MIAVTAAPLCVNADAMIPITVRTGQSTVVETPHLTRVAVGDGKIAGVLAIGNAEIVVSGRAAGRTTVLVWTSAGRHTYDVTVTQQSLDSLREMLSNAVTERDVKVEALDNSIVLTGTVANGEALVHLGDVVSHFEPVAAAGKFNLVNAVTVAKPLGPLQNELASSPATAGVRVDRDVKGNLIVSGSVQDRTTAEGVLHKVRALAGPYLAIDGKVIDRIETATVSQVDVKVYVLEVDDVALKQLGFNLQSAIFHQDGTYTLAPPQFPVVESPYSSGSSPGPINAGRAFTIGGFFRSITLAPTLNLILNTTHARLLSSPDMVTMPGHEANFLVGGQIPIPVAAGPQQIAIQYKEFGVKLVVTPTILPEGGVETVIAPEVSDLDFQDGVSLNGFVVPALKTSKLSTDVVTKAGEAIVMGGLLRRQEQRVIDKIPVLGDVPVLGKLFRSTRYQNQQTDVVFVMTPEILTK, encoded by the coding sequence GTGATCGCCGTCACTGCGGCGCCGCTCTGCGTCAACGCGGACGCTATGATCCCGATCACCGTGCGCACCGGACAGTCGACCGTCGTCGAGACGCCGCACCTCACGCGGGTCGCGGTAGGGGACGGAAAGATCGCCGGCGTGCTGGCGATCGGAAACGCCGAGATCGTGGTCAGCGGGCGCGCCGCCGGGCGGACCACGGTGCTGGTGTGGACCTCGGCCGGGCGGCACACCTACGACGTCACGGTGACGCAGCAGAGCTTGGACAGCTTGCGCGAGATGCTCTCGAACGCGGTGACCGAGCGCGACGTCAAGGTCGAAGCGCTCGACAACTCGATCGTGCTCACCGGCACCGTCGCGAACGGCGAGGCGCTCGTCCATCTCGGCGACGTCGTCTCGCACTTCGAGCCGGTCGCGGCCGCCGGGAAGTTCAACCTCGTCAACGCGGTCACGGTCGCCAAGCCGCTCGGACCGCTGCAGAACGAGCTCGCCTCCTCGCCGGCGACGGCCGGCGTGCGCGTCGACCGCGACGTGAAAGGAAACCTCATCGTCAGCGGCTCGGTGCAGGACCGCACGACCGCGGAGGGCGTGCTGCACAAAGTGCGCGCGCTGGCGGGCCCGTACCTCGCGATCGACGGCAAGGTGATCGACCGCATCGAGACCGCGACGGTCAGCCAGGTCGACGTCAAGGTGTACGTGCTCGAGGTCGACGACGTCGCGCTCAAGCAGCTCGGCTTCAACCTGCAGTCGGCGATCTTCCACCAGGACGGCACCTACACGCTCGCGCCGCCGCAGTTCCCGGTCGTCGAGAGCCCGTACAGCAGCGGGAGCAGCCCGGGACCCATCAACGCCGGGCGCGCCTTCACGATCGGCGGATTCTTCCGCTCGATAACGCTCGCGCCGACGCTGAACCTCATTCTGAACACCACGCACGCGCGACTGCTCTCGTCGCCCGACATGGTGACGATGCCCGGCCACGAAGCGAACTTTCTGGTCGGCGGGCAGATCCCGATCCCCGTCGCCGCCGGGCCGCAGCAGATCGCGATCCAGTACAAGGAGTTCGGCGTGAAGCTGGTGGTGACGCCGACGATCCTGCCCGAGGGCGGCGTCGAGACGGTGATCGCGCCGGAGGTCTCGGACCTCGACTTCCAAGACGGCGTCTCGCTGAACGGCTTCGTCGTACCCGCGCTGAAGACCAGCAAGCTCTCGACCGACGTCGTCACCAAAGCCGGCGAAGCGATCGTGATGGGCGGGCTGCTGCGCCGTCAGGAGCAGCGCGTGATCGACAAGATTCCCGTGCTCGGCGACGTCCCGGTGCTCGGCAAGCTGTTCCGCTCCACGCGCTATCAGAACCAGCAGACCGACGTCGTGTTCGTGATGACGCCGGAGATCCTCACGAAATGA
- a CDS encoding prepilin peptidase has protein sequence MSAATIVLVAATCAAAAVDVRTRKIPNALTAATALLALAVHVPEGIAPVLIALATMALAFLAGSVAFSAGWFGGGDVKLIAACCGVVGGIAALSLVLDILAAGAVLALVTAAFRGRLVALVRSTVAVASHGAPVEKNTLPYAVAIAAGSIMYAVSALVPVLRFAPS, from the coding sequence ATGAGCGCGGCGACGATCGTTCTGGTCGCCGCCACCTGCGCGGCGGCGGCGGTCGACGTTCGGACACGGAAGATTCCGAACGCGCTGACCGCCGCCACCGCGCTGCTCGCCCTCGCCGTCCACGTTCCCGAAGGCATCGCTCCCGTTCTCATCGCGCTCGCTACGATGGCCCTGGCGTTTCTCGCCGGGTCCGTCGCATTCTCCGCCGGCTGGTTCGGCGGCGGTGACGTCAAGCTGATCGCCGCGTGCTGCGGTGTGGTCGGCGGAATCGCCGCCCTCTCGCTGGTCCTCGACATCCTCGCCGCCGGCGCCGTGCTCGCGCTCGTCACCGCGGCGTTTCGCGGGCGCCTCGTGGCGCTCGTGCGCAGCACCGTCGCCGTCGCCTCGCACGGCGCTCCGGTCGAAAAGAACACGCTGCCCTACGCGGTCGCGATCGCGGCCGGCAGCATCATGTACGCCGTCTCGGCCCTCGTCCCGGTTCTGAGGTTTGCTCCGTCATGA
- a CDS encoding carotenoid 1,2-hydratase, translating to MVELPRTSNRLPKLTPLGFLNARTPWRFAFPRDHAAHFGFQSEWWYYTGHLKTRDGRRFGYELTFFRFGLRPGDPPPAAGQSRWRGNQVYPVHLAVTDESGQRFVYEERFAREALGMGRASDKRLDVAVETWRLHGTAPFRLTAQGDRIGVDLTQEAEKKPAVHGRDGASVKGSCATCASHYYSMTRLRTRGVLTYEGERLRVDGISWMDHEFGSDELQNDQVGWDWFSVQLDDRREIMLYRLRRKDGSLTPESSGSLVDARGGVRYLGRDDVVVEATGTWKSPHTDAVYPSGWRVRVPSARLDVVIVPAVEDQELADLAGGVSYWEGTVDVRDATRGNAVGVGYVELTGYARAVPF from the coding sequence ATGGTGGAGTTGCCCCGTACGAGCAACAGGCTGCCGAAGCTCACACCTCTTGGATTTTTAAATGCTCGCACGCCGTGGCGCTTCGCGTTTCCGAGAGATCATGCGGCGCATTTCGGATTTCAGAGCGAGTGGTGGTATTACACCGGTCACCTCAAAACGCGCGACGGGCGGCGCTTTGGATATGAGCTCACGTTTTTTCGGTTTGGGTTGCGGCCGGGGGATCCGCCGCCGGCGGCTGGGCAATCACGATGGCGGGGGAATCAGGTGTATCCCGTTCACCTTGCGGTTACGGATGAGAGTGGCCAGCGGTTTGTTTACGAAGAGCGGTTTGCACGGGAAGCGCTTGGAATGGGACGCGCTTCCGACAAACGGCTCGATGTTGCGGTTGAGACGTGGAGACTGCACGGGACCGCTCCGTTTCGGTTGACGGCGCAGGGCGACCGGATCGGCGTCGATCTCACGCAGGAGGCTGAGAAGAAGCCTGCGGTGCACGGGCGGGATGGCGCTTCGGTGAAGGGGTCTTGTGCTACGTGCGCTTCGCATTATTATTCGATGACGCGGTTGCGGACGCGTGGCGTACTGACGTACGAAGGCGAGAGGTTGCGCGTTGACGGGATATCTTGGATGGATCATGAGTTTGGGTCGGACGAGCTGCAGAACGATCAAGTTGGCTGGGATTGGTTTTCGGTGCAGCTCGACGATCGCCGGGAGATCATGCTGTATCGGCTTCGGCGGAAAGACGGCTCGCTGACGCCGGAGTCGAGCGGGTCGCTCGTCGATGCGCGGGGCGGGGTCCGGTACTTAGGGCGTGACGACGTTGTCGTCGAGGCGACGGGGACGTGGAAGAGTCCACATACGGACGCCGTCTATCCGAGCGGATGGCGCGTGCGGGTTCCATCGGCGCGACTTGATGTCGTGATCGTGCCGGCAGTGGAGGATCAGGAACTCGCCGACCTTGCCGGCGGCGTTTCGTATTGGGAAGGGACGGTTGACGTGCGGGATGCGACACGCGGCAACGCGGTCGGCGTCGGGTATGTCGAGTTGACGGGGTATGCGAGAGCGGTGCCCTTCTAA
- a CDS encoding pilus assembly protein, with protein MTLVAPLLILLLIGIIEVARYATFAIMVGNAARAGVQYGAQNMVLALDSNGMATAAKNDAQNIAGLQNPSAGYFCKCSDGTASTCLPTDCSSSHRLVYVQVTVSGTFNSMFHFPSVQNTFPVSATATMRVAQ; from the coding sequence ATGACGCTCGTCGCGCCGCTTCTCATCCTGCTCCTGATCGGCATCATCGAGGTCGCGCGCTACGCCACGTTCGCGATCATGGTGGGCAACGCCGCCCGGGCCGGCGTGCAGTACGGTGCGCAGAACATGGTGCTGGCGCTTGACAGCAACGGGATGGCGACTGCCGCCAAGAACGACGCACAGAACATCGCCGGCCTGCAAAACCCGTCCGCCGGCTACTTCTGCAAGTGCTCGGACGGCACGGCCTCGACGTGCCTGCCGACGGACTGCTCATCTTCACACCGGCTCGTCTACGTCCAAGTGACCGTGAGCGGGACGTTCAATTCGATGTTCCACTTCCCGAGCGTGCAAAACACGTTTCCGGTGAGCGCGACCGCCACGATGCGGGTCGCGCAATGA
- a CDS encoding Flp family type IVb pilin, whose product MLRSVMLDESGQGLAEYGLILGLVAVLCIGAVTFLSTNIKGVLSGAGNSI is encoded by the coding sequence ATTCTTCGCTCCGTCATGCTCGACGAATCCGGCCAGGGTCTCGCCGAGTACGGTCTGATCCTCGGTCTCGTCGCCGTCCTCTGCATCGGCGCCGTCACGTTCCTGAGCACCAACATCAAGGGCGTCCTCAGCGGCGCGGGCAACAGCATCTAA
- a CDS encoding pilus assembly protein, which translates to MSAALPCGAHERGNTLAEFAVVLTTLMMLIFGIVDFGRAMYVYHLVGHAARAGARYAIVRGSACSAADCPATNASIQTYVRSLMPELNAPDVTVTANWSSSPGCATGDNAPGCLVSVNVVYDLKLFAVPLLPVARIHMNSTSQMVISQ; encoded by the coding sequence ATGAGCGCTGCGCTCCCGTGCGGAGCGCACGAGCGCGGAAACACGCTCGCCGAGTTCGCCGTCGTCCTTACCACGCTGATGATGCTGATCTTCGGAATCGTCGACTTCGGCCGGGCGATGTACGTCTATCACCTCGTCGGCCACGCAGCGCGCGCCGGTGCGCGGTACGCGATCGTTCGCGGCTCCGCGTGCAGCGCGGCCGACTGCCCGGCGACGAACGCGAGCATCCAAACCTACGTCCGCAGTTTGATGCCGGAGCTCAATGCGCCCGACGTGACCGTCACGGCGAACTGGTCGAGCAGCCCCGGCTGTGCGACCGGCGACAACGCCCCGGGCTGCCTGGTGAGCGTGAACGTGGTCTACGATCTGAAGCTCTTCGCGGTCCCGCTCCTGCCGGTCGCGCGCATACACATGAACAGCACCTCGCAGATGGTCATCTCGCAGTAA
- a CDS encoding prepilin peptidase, producing MSLAILAALAALVFALAGYGGTLVGDALCAGCVPFEDGPAPVSFRRGWFALAAGCIGCALALQHEPPAQLAFSALLVLALAGCTAADLRCGILPDMLTLPPLALIVGMGYARHDVGPAVGGAIVFAPFAVAALVTRGRGMGWGDAKLAALGGALLGAADATLAFMFAAVAAYVVARLTGGLRTVIAFGPYLATSIAASLALMRTP from the coding sequence ATGAGCCTGGCCATCCTCGCGGCGCTCGCCGCACTCGTCTTCGCGCTCGCCGGGTACGGCGGAACGCTGGTCGGCGACGCGCTGTGCGCGGGCTGCGTGCCGTTCGAGGACGGCCCGGCCCCGGTCTCGTTCCGCCGCGGGTGGTTCGCGCTCGCTGCCGGCTGTATCGGGTGCGCACTCGCGCTGCAGCACGAGCCGCCCGCCCAGCTGGCGTTCTCCGCGCTGCTGGTGCTCGCGCTCGCCGGCTGCACCGCGGCCGATCTGCGCTGCGGGATCCTCCCGGACATGCTGACCCTCCCACCGCTGGCGCTCATCGTCGGAATGGGCTACGCGCGGCACGACGTCGGTCCGGCGGTCGGCGGCGCGATCGTTTTCGCCCCGTTCGCCGTGGCCGCGCTCGTGACGCGCGGTCGTGGCATGGGCTGGGGCGATGCGAAGCTCGCCGCGCTCGGAGGCGCGCTCCTCGGCGCGGCCGACGCGACGCTCGCCTTCATGTTCGCCGCCGTCGCCGCATACGTCGTCGCACGCTTGACCGGCGGCCTGCGCACCGTGATCGCCTTCGGACCCTATCTCGCCACCTCCATTGCCGCATCACTCGCCCTCATGAGGACCCCCTGA
- a CDS encoding type II secretion system F family protein encodes MAAVAPIAILLGAIGAVALLFNSFSNPFQAHFGKFGERFATDLEAAGMTMEPQNFAFVLVGVALVPWLALLVLLRPAPLAGVLMLAASALFAYFGGRAFLKQRRVKRIALFTDQLEGALRTLAGGVRVGLGIRQALTITSEQSREPAKSEFMRVVGLSNLGLSILDAFDQLALRMTNTETAVLARVVRVQSQTGGDLGTVLEGLAGTIRDRRRLRRRVRAVTAQGRATAWLLGLLPLGVGAFVLTQDELRDAMLQTLPGHIFLAVALLLDAVAVFVLVRMTRIDP; translated from the coding sequence GTGGCTGCGGTAGCACCGATCGCGATCCTGCTCGGCGCGATCGGCGCGGTCGCGCTGCTGTTCAACTCGTTCTCGAACCCGTTCCAGGCGCACTTCGGCAAGTTCGGCGAGCGCTTCGCGACCGATCTCGAAGCGGCCGGGATGACGATGGAGCCGCAAAATTTCGCCTTCGTCCTCGTCGGCGTCGCGCTGGTGCCGTGGCTCGCGCTGCTCGTGCTGCTCCGTCCCGCGCCGCTCGCCGGCGTGCTGATGCTCGCCGCCTCGGCGCTGTTCGCGTACTTCGGCGGGCGCGCGTTTCTCAAACAGCGCCGCGTCAAGCGCATCGCACTGTTCACCGACCAGCTCGAGGGCGCGCTGCGCACGCTCGCCGGCGGCGTCCGCGTCGGGCTCGGCATCCGCCAAGCGCTGACGATCACCAGCGAGCAGAGCCGCGAGCCGGCGAAGAGCGAGTTCATGCGCGTCGTCGGCCTGAGCAACTTGGGGTTGAGCATCTTGGATGCGTTCGACCAGCTCGCGCTGCGCATGACGAACACCGAGACGGCGGTGCTGGCGCGCGTGGTGCGCGTGCAGTCGCAGACCGGCGGCGATCTGGGCACGGTGCTCGAAGGCCTGGCCGGCACGATCCGCGACCGCCGCCGGCTGCGCCGCCGCGTCCGCGCGGTGACGGCGCAAGGCCGCGCCACGGCGTGGCTGCTCGGCCTTCTCCCGCTCGGCGTCGGCGCGTTCGTCCTCACACAGGACGAGCTGCGCGACGCCATGCTCCAGACGCTCCCCGGGCACATCTTCTTGGCGGTGGCGCTGCTGCTGGATGCGGTTGCCGTCTTCGTGCTGGTTCGCATGACGAGGATCGATCCGTGA
- the cpaB gene encoding Flp pilus assembly protein CpaB: MKNARRVPLFVGILLALGTGVLLLNYLNSLRASVTTVEMRHVFVASRDVPARALLNDSFVAEATRPATEVDQDAVTDRKQVDGKYSLITIPAGSVLTQSKIGEGGADALPARLPIGMRAVSISIDRVKGVAGLIQPGDRVDVIAVPPRVGSEVPKASAILRGALVLAMGNAVETTSATPSPDNQNLTTVTLALTPKQVDLLASADLNTTLRLALRPPKESIRAYPAEPLALGVPDKQPAQAPPPAAAAPPATVVATPAVVATAPKPAPPPPAAQPLGTVPVIELDRTEAGSVRQ, translated from the coding sequence ATGAAAAACGCTCGTCGCGTCCCGCTGTTCGTCGGTATTCTGCTCGCCCTCGGAACCGGCGTGCTGCTGCTCAACTACCTCAACTCGCTGCGCGCGTCGGTCACGACCGTCGAGATGCGCCACGTCTTCGTCGCCTCGCGCGACGTGCCGGCGCGCGCGCTGCTGAACGACTCGTTCGTCGCCGAGGCGACGCGCCCGGCGACCGAAGTGGACCAGGACGCGGTGACCGACCGCAAGCAGGTCGACGGCAAGTACTCGCTCATCACGATCCCGGCCGGCAGCGTGCTCACGCAGTCGAAGATCGGCGAAGGCGGCGCGGACGCGCTGCCGGCGCGGCTGCCGATCGGAATGCGTGCCGTCAGCATCTCGATCGACCGCGTGAAAGGCGTCGCCGGGCTCATTCAGCCGGGCGATCGCGTCGACGTGATCGCGGTTCCGCCGCGCGTCGGCTCCGAAGTTCCGAAAGCCTCGGCGATCCTGCGCGGCGCGCTCGTGCTCGCGATGGGCAACGCCGTCGAGACGACCAGCGCGACGCCCAGCCCCGACAACCAGAACCTCACCACCGTCACGCTCGCGCTGACGCCGAAGCAAGTCGATCTGCTCGCGTCGGCCGACTTGAACACGACGCTGCGCCTCGCGCTGCGCCCGCCGAAAGAGTCGATCCGCGCGTATCCCGCCGAACCGCTCGCGCTCGGCGTCCCCGACAAACAGCCTGCGCAAGCGCCACCGCCGGCCGCCGCCGCGCCGCCGGCGACGGTCGTCGCGACCCCCGCGGTCGTCGCGACCGCGCCCAAGCCCGCGCCGCCCCCGCCGGCCGCGCAGCCGCTCGGCACCGTGCCGGTGATCGAGCTCGACCGCACCGAGGCCGGCTCAGTACGTCAATGA